Genomic window (Asticcacaulis excentricus CB 48):
TGTCAGGCCTTCGTTGGCATCGACGATAAGGCGCGTTCTAGGCGCATTGCGCCTCACGGCCTCCACGCGGGCCAAGTCATCAGGCCCGCCGATTTTCAGCTTGAGCAGCGGGCGTCGGGCATTTGCGGCGGCCTGCGCCCCCATGGCTTCCGGCGTATCGAGGCTCAGCGTATAGGCGGTCTTAAGCGGGCTGAAGGTGTGTAGGCCCGCCGTCTGCCACGCCGGAACACCCGACGCCTTGGCGCGCAAATCCCACAGGGCACAATCGAGCGCATTGGCGGCAGCCCCTGTGAGAGCGGGTATTTGCCCGGCTTCGATGGCGGGGCGTGCGGCGTCCAGCGCCGCCAGCGCACCCTCGACCGTTTCGCCATAACGCGCATAAGGAACGGCTTCGCCGCGGCCCGTGTGGAGGCCATCCGTTACCTCGATATAGAGGACGTGCGCTTCGGTCTTGGAGCCGCGGGCAATGGTGAAGCGCCCGGCAATGGGCCAGGCTTCGGAGCGACAGGTTAGGCGCATCAAATGAGGTCGCTGATGGCGGCGTCGAACAGCAGATAGGTGCGGCCCGTTGGGGTGGCCAGTATCTCCGTCAGGGCACCACGTGGATCACGGGTGAGCAGAGCGATATTGAGCTGCTGGTCGTAGAAGGTAACAAATTCCTGCGCCTGATCGCGCAGACTGGCGTCGGTAGTCAGGCGGCGGCTGAGGCGGCGAATGGCCGCCGGGGCAATGCGACGCAGGACCAGCCGTGCGCCTTCATTGTCTTCGGCGACGATGGCGGCGATGATCTCTTCGAGGCGCGAGCGATTGAGCAAAGCCTGCGCATCGACGCCCATTGAGGCGACTTCGGCAATCATCAGGTCATCGAGATTGTCTGCGCCGCCGGGCTCCATCGGGGCGGGGGCGGGTTCAGGACGGGCGGGCGTGGCACGCGGGCTGGTTTCGCGGCCATCCATTCCATTCAGCAGGTCGCGCCATGATAGGCCGCTGGGGGGGCGCGACGCCGACGGGGTGGCAGAGACCGGGCGGGGCGTATCGAGCGGTGCTTCCAGCGGGTCGAGTGCACGGCGCGGGCGTTCAGGGCGCGCAGGTGTTCGCGGTTCCGGCGTCGCGACGCGTGGGCTTGTGCTGTCGCGCGGACGCTCAAAGCGCTCCACATAGGGGTTGGGGGCAGGCGGTGCGGTCGGCAGGGGCTGGGAAGAAATGACCCCCATCAGTCGCACGGCCTCGGTCAGCATGTCGTAATTGCGCTTGACCCGCTCCTGGAACGCCTGGTCGACGCTTTCCGTTTCCAGCGCCGCCTTGCGCGCCGCTTCGGTCATGGCCAGAAGACCGTCTTCGACCGCGCGGCGGATTTCCTCCAGCCGCGACTTGGCCTGCAGCGGCAGTTCGTCGGCGCGCGCGTTGAGGTCGCTCAGCGCCGCCTCCACTTGCTTGATGCCATCACGTGCGTGGCCGAAGGCGTTGTCGAGACGATCCGCGGCGGTCAGGCCCGCCTCATCAATCAGGGCGGCGGAATCCTCGATCAGGCGACGCGCCGAACTGAAGCGTGCATCAAACGCCTCATCGGCTTTCTTGCCCGCTTCGAAGAGTGACTCGTTGAGGCGATCGACGCGTACCTGGGCCGTCTGAGCGGCATCAGCGGCAGCGCGGCGGGCGTCCTCTGCGGCGAGGTTAAGCTGCTCCAACGCGCGTCTCGTCTCGTTGATAAGTTCATCGCGTGCATCGGCGGCCATGACCGAGATGTTGGACAAGGTCGAATGAATGCGCGTTTCAAAGGCCGTACGCTCGTTCTCAGCGCCGTTGAGCACCTGACGGAACTGTTCCTGCGCGTGCAGCACCAAATCGCGCAGGGTATCGACGCCGCGCGACGAGCTTTCGCCGAGTTCGATCGTGGCGTTTCGCGTCACGCTGAGCGCTTCGGACAGTTGCGCGCGCTGGTTTTCCAGATGGACGGCGAAGTCTTCCTGATCGGCACGCAGCGACAGAGCGGCGGAGACCAGCCCGGCGCGCTGCTGCCCCAGGCCTTCCTCGACGCTGCGGATCTGATCGGCCACGCCGGCCCCGGCGGTTTCCAGACGCAAGGTTTGACGATCCAGGTCTTCGGCGACCGTGCGGGCCGTATTGTGAGTATCAGCGGCTACGGAGGCGAGGTCGGCAGCTCGCGCCGCCAGTGCGGCTTCGGCTTCGCGCAACTGTGTCTGAGCCAGATCGGAGGCATCGGCGACCATGCGCGCCTGACGGTCCACGGCCTCGATAACCCCGCGCGCCTGTTCATCGAGTTGCACGCCCATATCCATCGCCGCCTGCCGCTCAAGCGACAGGGCTCCGGTGATGGTCTGCGTTGATTGCCGCGCCTGCTCGGCGGCGGCCAGCATGGACTCGGTTTCAACCTTCATGCGTAGGCTGAGTTCGTTAAGGTCGTTGTGCGCCACGCGCACGGCACGCACCGCCTGTTCGACCTGCTGACGCAGCGATTCGACCAGAGCGGTCGTCTGGGTCGCGGCAATGGCGGCGGGGGCGACCATGGCGTCGGCCAGCGCCGCCGTGCGGCGGGCTTCGCGCGACAGGGCGGCAGCGTGGCGCAGCGCAAAGGCCGTGGCGACGATCAGTCCGATGGGGAACAGGGCCAGCGCCCCCAGAATCACCACGCGGAAGGGCTGGAGCGTAAAGGCGGAGATATGGGTTTCTGCCCCCAGAATAAATGCGGTCAGACACATAGCCCAACCCAAGCTAATAACCGTCACCCCGCCCCAGAAGGGGACGGGCGAGCCGCCTGACACCTTCATGATGCCGTCGGGCTTAACTTCGACGGGGCTGACCGGCGCGGTTGCGGGCTCGGCCTTGCGGTGCGAGGTAAGGGCGGACGGCGTCTCGCCGTGGGTCGGCGGCGGCAGGGGGGCGTGCAGCGGAGCCTCAATCGCCTCGACGGGTGGCGGGGCCGGTTGAGGCTCTAGGGCCGCATGGGATTCCAGTGGTTGGTCGAACAGGTCGTCCACGGGCGCGGGCTCAAGATCACGGGGCGCGGGCTCAACATCACGGGGCGCGGGCTCAACCTCACGCGCGGCCTCCGTCGTGTCGGGCAGCACGTCGTGCGTCGGTTCGCTGTCCGAGCGCGCATGGCTTAGGCGCGCGGTCGAAGGAATGTCGAGATCGTCCGTATCCGCGTCCGTGTTGGCAGTCTCGACGTTCACAGTCTCAGGTGCCGTATCTTCGGCTGGCGTATCGTCCTCAAACAGCGGGCGTAGTCTAGATTTGCGCCCCCGCGTCTCGGAAGACGAGAGGTTCAGAGGGGGACGAATGCGAGATTTCATAGAATACTGTCCTGCGCCAGGGTCTTTACCACCGGAAAGCCGGGTTCTCCCGTGAGGCGAACGCTAGCCGCAGATCATTGATAACGCAAATGGTTTAGCGCGGTAGAAGTGAGGATGTTTACCATAGGCTGCCACCCGTCCAGTCCGGCGGCGATGCATCTGTCGGCCTACTGGGCAACAATCGTGCGAATCTGACCCGTCGCGGGGACCCCATGCGAGTCCGGGCAGGGACCGCTTAGCGCGTCTTCCTGTGCCTGACGCGACGCTTTCGCGGCCTTTGCAGCCTTGATCACCCACTTGGCATCCTCGCCGTGTACGGCAATTTCAAGCGCGCCCGCCCGTTCGGCGGTCCGCAGGCTCTTTTCCACTTCACGGGCGATAGTGACCTCATCTTCCGCGCTCAGTTCTGCAACGTGCAGCCGGAAGACCGAAACCGCCGGCAACGGGGGGAGGGCCAGTGCGGGTGGCGTCGGAAGCGCGGGGGCCACAGTTGAGGGGAGCGCGGTTTGCGCTTCGGTGCGCACCGCCTGCACCCGCACGACCGGTACGTTAACCGCCGCCGCATCACGTTTGGGCTCAGATTTCACGGGTTCGCTTTTGGCGGCCACACCACGAGGGGCGCCCTCCTGCGTCGGTGCCGGTTGGCTGAGCGGGGTCGTTTCGGTG
Coding sequences:
- the dgcA gene encoding N-acetyl-D-Glu racemase DgcA — encoded protein: MRLTCRSEAWPIAGRFTIARGSKTEAHVLYIEVTDGLHTGRGEAVPYARYGETVEGALAALDAARPAIEAGQIPALTGAAANALDCALWDLRAKASGVPAWQTAGLHTFSPLKTAYTLSLDTPEAMGAQAAANARRPLLKLKIGGPDDLARVEAVRRNAPRTRLIVDANEGLTLDSLKALAPELQRLGVVLIEQPLKAGEDDALEGYKCPVPLCADESLHTRVELERCARLYDAVNIKLDKTGGLTEALALKQAAQGKGLRIMVGCMVATSLSMAPAMIVAQGADFVDLDGPLLLAKDREHGLKITGSMLEPPEPALWG